A stretch of Aphelocoma coerulescens isolate FSJ_1873_10779 chromosome 1A, UR_Acoe_1.0, whole genome shotgun sequence DNA encodes these proteins:
- the TCF20 gene encoding transcription factor 20 isoform X5, with amino-acid sequence MKSFEQSKLPQSGQQGQQQQHPPQHVMQYSNAATKLSLQSQVGQYSQTEVPVRSPMQFHQNFSPISNPSPAASVVQSPSCSSTPSPLMPGGENLQCGQGNMSMGSRNRILQMMPQLSPTPSMMPSPNAHAGGFKGFGLEGLQEKRLTDPGLSSLSALSSQVANLPNTVQHMLLSDALAPQKKSSKRSSSSKKADSCTNSEGSSQAEEQLKSPMAESLDGGCSSSSEDHGERVRQLSGQSTSSDTTYKGGNLERPNSSPAQGSQNEPSKLSSSPAAREDVASPDGKEAVVAVENAPKVNEKAVGVIVSREAMTGRVEKSGGQDKPAQDDASTTPQAPASTSGAKEAGHAGTQQETQGGSKGSKSGDNTNHNGEGNSQPGHAVVGPNFPARTESSKSPGSLRYSYKDNIAPGIQRNIGGFPQYPSGQEKGDFPGHSERKGRNEKFPSLLQEVLQGYHHHPDRRYSRNAQEHSGMAGSLEGAMRPNVLISQTNELTNRGLLNKSMGSLLEGPHWGPWDRKSSSAAPDMKQINLADYPIARKFDVESQSAAHEGGALSERRSVICDISPLRQLVRDPGPHPMGHMGPEARSGRSERLAPGLSQSVILPGGLVSMETKMKAHSGQIKEEDFEQSKSSASLNNKKTGDHCHPAGIKHESFRGNASPGAAVSDAAPDYMPQQDSRSTQMRRAPGRTGRGKSPSQYQDLADKLKMSPGRSRGPGADLHHMNPHMTLSERVSRGSLHSVYPQNSEGPSLASAYHTNARPHAFGDPNQSLNSQYHYKRQIYQQQQEDYKDWASSTAQGVIAAAQHRQEGARKSPRQQQFLERVRSPLKNDKDGMMYLQGSSYHDTGSQEAGRCVMGSDSTQSKCTELKHGNQKLQHHESGWDLSRQTSPAKSSGPLGAANQKRFCPQESDGHRREESTDLPKPSNAMLRLPGQEDQSPQNPLIMRRRVRSFISPIPTKRQPHDMKNSGSEDKGRLMTSAKEGADKTYNSYAHSSQSQDAGKSVAKGDSFKDLPSPDNRNCPAVSLTSPAKTKILPPRKGRGLKLEAIVQKITSPNIRRSVSTNSAETGPDTVTLDDILSLKSGPEGGNVAGHGPEAEKRKGEMSDQVGPAIQDTTGEKTVPRSSEEWQSSEDDKNKKEVPETTSGGKEGAGSNAAPPPSQKSGGQGRSDGSVSGAGTLTFSDSKTISPSSVFISEPNPKSEEKDGDVTNISPKPDGFPPKGYFPSGKKKGRPIGSVNKQKKQQQQQQQLPVPPPPPPVPSQPAEGVGAGEPKPKRQRRERRKPAAQPRKRKPRRAAPIVEPQEPEIKLKYATQSVDKTDSKNKSFFPYIHVVNKCELGAVCTIINAEEEEQNKLVRGRKGQRSSTPPPSNAESKVLPTSTFMLQGPVVTESSVLGHLVCCLCGKWASYRNMGDLFGPFYPQDYAATLPKNPPPKRATEMQSKVKVRHKSASNGSKTDTEEEEEQQEQKEQRSLAAHPRFKRRHRSEDCSGASRSLSRGASCKKATTDGGSGGEKTPLDSKPSMPTSEGGTELELQIPELPLDSNEFWVHEGCILWANGIYLVCGRLYGLQEAVEIAREMKCSHCQEPGATLGCYNKGCSFRYHYPCAIDADCLLNEENFSVRCPKHKPLLPCSLPSLQNKMVKGSLSTEQSERG; translated from the coding sequence ATGAAAAGCTTTGAGCAGTCTAAGCTGCCCCAAagtgggcagcaggggcagcagcagcagcacccacctCAGCACGTAATGCAGTATTCAAATGCTGCCACCAAACTCTCTCTTCAAAGTCAAGTGGGACAGTACAGTCAGACTGAAGTTCCTGTAAGGTCACCGATGCAGTTCCACCAAAACTTCAGTCCAATCTCTAATCCATCTCCTGCTGCATCTGTGGTTCAGTCTCCAAGCTGCAGCTCTACCCCTTCTCCACTCATGCCAGGCGGAGAAAATCTCCAGTGTGGGCAAGGCAACATGTCCATGGGTTCTAGAAACCGAATCCTGCAGATGATGCCTCAGCTTAGTCCTACACCATCTATGATGCCAAGCCCCAATGCTCATGCAGGTGGATTCAAGGGGTTTGGACTGGAAGGgctgcaggaaaaaaggctcacagATCCAGGACTGAGCAGCCTGAGTGCTCTAAGTTCTCAAGTGGCGAATCTGCCCAATACAGTTCAGCACATGTTGCTCTCGGATGCCTTGGCACCTCAGAAAAAAAGTTCCAAAAGATCATCCTCTTCCAAGAAGGCCGACAGCTGCACCAACTCAGAAGGTTCCTCCCAGGCAGAGGAACAACTCAAATCTCCCATGGCAGAGTCACTGGATGGTGGCTGTTCCAGTAGTTCAGAGGATCATGGGGAAAGGGTGAGACAGCTGAGTGGCCAGAGCACCAGCTCAGACACCACTTACAAAGGGGGTAATTTAGAGAGGCCCAACTCCTCACCAGCACAAGGCTCTCAGAATGAGCCATCAAAACTCAGCAGCAGTCCTGCAGCTAGGGAAGATGTGGCCTCCCCTGATGGGAAGGAAGCTGTGGTGGCTGTGGAAAATGCCCCAAAAGTGAATGAAAAGGCAGTTGGGGTGATTGTCTCCCGGGAAGCCATGACAGGAAGAGTAGAAAAGTCAGGTGGACAAGATAAACCTGCACAAGATGATGCTTCCACAACCCCTCAGGCACCAGCTAGCACTAGTGGAGCAAAAGAAGCTGGGCATGCAGGAACACAGCAAGAAACTCAAGGAGGAAGTAAAGGGAGCAAAAGTGGTGATAACACTAACCATAATGGGGAGGGGAACAGCCAGCCTGGTCATGCAGTTGTTGGGCCAAATTTTCCTGCAAGAACAGAATCTTCCAAGTCCCCTGGCAGTTTAAGATACAGCTACAAGGATAATATAGCACCTGGTATACAGAGAAATATTGGTGGCTTTCCACAGTATCCTTCTGGTCAAGAAAAGGGGGATTTCCCAGGGCATAGTGAGCGCAAAGGCCGTAATGAGAAGTTTCCTAGCCTCCTACAGGAGGTTTTACAGGGGTACCACCATCATCCAGACAGAAGGTACTCTAGGAATGCACAGGAGCATTCTGGGATGGCTGGGAGTTTGGAGGGAGCCATGAGGCCAAATGTTTTAATTAGTCAAACCAATGAATTGACCAATAGAGGCCTCTTAAACAAAAGCATGGGGTCCCTCCTGGAAGGCCCTCACTGGGGTCCCTGGGACAGGAAGTCTAGCAGTGCAGCTCCAGACATGAAGCAGATAAATTTAGCTGATTACCCTATTGCTAGAAAGTTCGATGTGGAGTCTCAGTCTGCTGCCCATGAGGGGGGGGCGCTCTCAGAGAGGAGATCAGTGATCTGTGACATATCTCCATTAAGGCAACTTGTAAGAGATCCTGGCCCTCACCCCATGGGGCACATGGGTCCTGAGGCCAGAAGTGGAAGGAGTGAACGTCTTGCCCCCGGCTTGAGCCAGTCAGTAATACTCCCTGGTGGTTTAGTATCCATGGAAACAAAGATGAAAGCTCACAGTGGGCAAATAAAGGAAGAAGATTTTGAACAGTCTAAAAGCTCAGCTAGtctcaataataaaaaaacaggAGACCATTGTCATCCCGCTGGCATCAAGCATGAATCTTTTCGAGGCAAtgccagccctggagctgcagtcTCCGATGCTGCTCCAGACTACATGCCCCAGCAGGACAGCAGATCGACACAGATGAGACGAGCACCTGGCAGAACTGGAAGGGGTAAATCACCCTCTCAATATCAGGATCTTGCTGATAAGCTTAAAATGTCACCAGGCAGAAGCAGAGGCCCAGGGGCAGATCTGCATCACATGAACCCACACATGACACTATCTGAAAGAGTTAGCAGGGGTTCCTTGCATTCTGTCTACCCTCAGAATTCGGAAGGCCCATCTCTGGCTTCAGCATATCACACAAATGCTAGGCCTCATGCTTTTGGTGACCCCAACCAGAGTTTGAATTCCCAGTATCATTACAAGAGACAGATATACCAGCAACAGCAAGAAGATTACAAAGATTGGGCAAGCAGCACTGCTCAGGGTGTGattgctgcagctcagcacaggCAGGAAGGAGCAAGGAAGAGCCCGAGACAGCAGCAGTTTCTGGAAAGAGTAAGGAGTCCCTTAAAAAATGACAAGGATGGAATGATGTACCTTCAAGGTAGCTCTTATCATGATACTGGAAGCCAGGAAGCTGGGCGCTGTGTCATGGGGAGCGACAGTACTCAGAGCAAATGCACTGAACTGAAACATGGCAACCAGAAGTTGCAGCATCATGAATCTGGTTGGGACCTCTCTCGGCAAACTTCTCCTGCCAAAAGCAGCGGCCCTCTTGGAGCAGCCAACCAAAAAAGGTTTTGCCCTCAAGAAAGTGATGGGCATCGACGAGAGGAATCTACAGATTTGCCCAAGCCTAGTAATGCTATGCTTAGGCTCCCTGGCCAGGAAGACCAGTCTCCTCAAAACCCATTAATTATGAGGAGGAGGGTCCGTTCTTTCATCTCGCCTATCCCTACCAAAAGACAGCCACATGATATGAAGAACAGTGGCAGTGAAGATAAAGGGCGACTGATGACTTCAGCAAAAGAAGGAGCCGATAAAACATACAACTCCTATGCCCATTCATCTCAAAGCCAAGATGCTGGCAAGTCAGTTGCAAAGGGAGATTCCTTCAAGGACCTGCCAAGTCCTGATAATAGGAATTGCCCTGCTGTTTCCCTCACAAGCCCGGCAAAGACCAAAATATTGCCCCCAAGAAAGGGGCGAGGATTAAAACTGGAAGCTATTGTTCAAAAAATTACATCTCCCAATATTAGGAGAAGTGTTTCTACCAACAGTGCTGAAACTGGTCCAGATACTGTCACTCTTGATGACATCCTGTCCCTCAAGAGTGGACCTGAAGGAGGAAATGTGGCTGGACATGGACCAGAGGCTgagaagagaaaaggagagatgTCAGATCAAGTGGGGCCAGCAATCCAGGATACAACTGGTGAAAAAACTGTTCCAAGATCTTCAGAAGAGTGGCAAAGCAGTGAGGatgataaaaacaaaaaagaggtCCCTGAAACAACCAGTGGTGGTAAAGAAGGAGCAGGATCCAATGCAGCACCACCACCTTCTCAGAAGTCAGGTGGTCAGGGAAGGTCTGATGGATCTGTAAGTGGAGCTGGAACTCTGACCTTTTCTGACTCAAAAACAATTTCCCCTTCCAGTGTGTTCATTTCTGAACCAAATCCAAAGTCTGAGGAAAAAGATGGAGATGTGACAAACATTTCACCCAAGCCAGATGGTTTCCCTCCAAAGGGATATTTcccctctggaaagaaaaaggggagGCCAATTGGGAGCgtgaacaagcagaagaagcagcagcagcaacagcagcagctgcctgtgccCCCGCCTCCCCCACCAGTGCCATCACAGCCTGCAGAAGGGGTAGGTGCTGGTGAGCCAAAGCCCAAGAGGCAAAGGAGGGAGAGGCGAAaacctgcagcacagccacGGAAGCGGAAGCCTAGACGGGCCGCTCCAATCGTGGAGCCTCAAGAACCAGAGATCAAACTTAAATATGCTACCCAGTCTGTAGATAAAACTGACTCCAAGAATAAGTCCTTTTTCCCTTATATTCATGTGGTAAACAAGTGTGAATTAGGCGCTGTGTGCACAATCATAAAtgcagaggaagaggagcagaacAAATTGGTGAGGGGTCGGAAaggacagagatcttcaacacCCCCTCCTAGCAATGCGGAGAGCAAAGTGCTGCCCACCTCAACTTTCATGCTGCAAGGCCCTGTAGTAACGGAGTCTTCTGTCTTGGGGCATCTGGTTTGCTGCCTGTGTGGCAAATGGGCCAGCTATCGTAACATGGGTGACCTCTTTGGTCCTTTCTACCCCCAGGATTATGCAGCTACCTTGCCCAAGAACCCACCTCCAAAGAGGGCCACAGAAATGCAGAGCAAGGTCAAGGTACGGCACAAAAGTGCTTCTAATGGTTCCAAGACAGATactgaagaggaggaggaacagcAAGAACAGAAGGAACAAAGAAGCCTGGCTGCTCATCCCCGCTTTAAGAGGCGGCACCGCTCTGAGGACTGTAGTGGAGCTTCTCGGTCACTTTCAAGGGGAGCTTCTTGTAAAAAAGCAACCACTGATGGTGGCAGTGGTGGTGAAAAGACTCCTTTAGA